Below is a window of Anabas testudineus chromosome 10, fAnaTes1.2, whole genome shotgun sequence DNA.
TCCTAGGATGTGATGTCATCTTGCTGGACTCTCGCTTCATCTGTAAATACCCAGCACTCAAACCAGCCAAAACCCAGGcaaaggaagaaggagaaaccAAACCTGACGCCGGCGTTAAAGAGGATGAACTTCCATACGTGGCCTGGCATCAGGATATGAAGTAACGTTCACACCCTGAAGAAATACAGAGGAGGTTTTGGATTCTGTAAaggtgatttgtttttctctaaatACACTTTCTTTGTCCACAGGTACTGGGGTATTGCTGGTGGCCCTGTTCTGTCGGTGTGGCTCGCTTTAGATGACTCACAGAAAGAGAACGGTGCCCTCCAGGTCATCCCAGGTAACAAACATCCCTCAGCTGTGAATATGTTCCAGGTTGAACCTGAactaatgaaatgtaatatatgAAATAAACGGCCTGTAGACAACTCTCATTTTCTTGCCTTCATGGTACTGTAGGCAGCCACTGCTCTGGCATGTTGCCCCATCGCCAAGCCTCCCGCCCTGGAAACATGCTGTCAGTCAACCAGGAGATCCCAGCAGAGCTTGTGCAGGTGGAGGAAGCTGTGTTTTGCCCTCTGTTAGCTGGGCAGATGTCTGTGAGTTCACTTCTCTTGTCAAATTAAGAAGGTAATAAAAATGGTTGTAAATAACACAAGGTCAGCTtcatttgggattttttttttttttttttttaagattcaCGATGGGCTCCTTGTACATGCCAGTGATGCAAACACATCACCGAAGAGACGCTGTGGGTTTGTTATACGTTATGTTCCCACCTGTGCTTATCCCACAGAGGTGAGACAAATATAACAGctgatttatttccacattcTAAGCAGAATACAATTGCGCTTGCACTTCCCTGTATTTACCTTAATTCACTTCTGTTCCTTTTAGGATCCTGATCGTCCCAGGAAATTTCATGCAACAATTCTGGTCAGTGGAACGGACATGTTCAACCATTTCTCCAAATGAACACGTTCCTGTGGCTTCGTACTCACAACAGCAAATGTTTCCACATTCGAAattaatatattgtatttatgaaaagttaatttaataataaaatcaccACAGagagtaaaaaatgtaaaagagttTGTGCTAAATTGTCTAGAACTGAAATGTCTGTTACTTAATGATAGAATAACCCAGTCTGTCAGTAAACTTCagaatttctgttttgtcacttCACTTCATATTTTGCTAAATATTAAGGACTtatcaataaatcaatcaataaatacatttatttcaacttAACCCAAaaggctgttttgttttttgtaattacGAAATACACAATCTTCAAAATCCACAAGTGAGCACTTCAATCACTAAAGGATAAACACACCTTGTTTTAGTTTGAAGCAGGCCTATCTAAAATATCTGCATCCAA
It encodes the following:
- the zgc:174917 gene encoding L-proline trans-4-hydroxylase, coding for MTTTTAKVQELYNQQGYLSALPVLNETELREARHAFSELEKEFGEEYTQYSLHNVHLQYPWVMSLAKHPRVLQVVTDVLGCDVILLDSRFICKYPALKPAKTQAKEEGETKPDAGVKEDELPYVAWHQDMKYWGIAGGPVLSVWLALDDSQKENGALQVIPGSHCSGMLPHRQASRPGNMLSVNQEIPAELVQVEEAVFCPLLAGQMSIHDGLLVHASDANTSPKRRCGFVIRYVPTCAYPTEDPDRPRKFHATILVSGTDMFNHFSK